From Mycolicibacterium nivoides, a single genomic window includes:
- the cysC gene encoding adenylyl-sulfate kinase, which translates to MSTRQLLRITTAGSVDDGKSTLIGRLLHDTDSLPLDHLEAVTDSDGVADLAALSDGLRAEREQGITIDVAYRFFSTATRSYILADTPGHERYTRNMFTGASNAHVAILLVDARAGVLRQTRRHARIAKLLGIKHFVATVNKIDLVDFDKGRFAEVERELQQVADRLGGLDLTVIPIAAKLGDNVVHRSQNTPWYDGPTLLEYLEGIELSAPHADPANLRLAVQWVSRPTAEQRRRYTGRLSAGTLAVGDPVVSLPAGTRSIVTAVDTLDDDRSVGVAPLSVSIELADDIDVGRGDVFISGSEDTVPPVLAREIDATVCWFFDNPLRAGDRLALKQGTRTVRATVQELHTKLDPETLDEVESPVELALNDIGSVTLRTSSVLVADNYADNRDNGAFILIDEVSNDTVGAGIILQARELKPSGHNRSDIKWHPSSLDRDYRWNSTGQRGATIWFTGLPASGKSTLAVAVERALVESGQVAYLLDGDNLRHGLSDDLGFSAGDRTENIRRVGHLTRLLADAGVVALASLVSPLKSDRETARALNDAAKLPFIEVHVATSLAECERRDPKGLYARARSGELKGLTGVDAPYEAPENPDLVLDTTGAVIDDLVQQVIDLLNTRR; encoded by the coding sequence ATGTCTACTCGTCAACTGCTGCGCATCACCACCGCCGGTTCGGTCGATGACGGCAAGAGCACCCTGATCGGCCGCCTGCTGCACGACACCGACAGCCTGCCGCTGGATCATCTTGAGGCCGTGACCGATTCGGACGGTGTGGCCGACCTGGCGGCACTGTCCGACGGCTTGCGCGCCGAGCGGGAACAGGGCATCACCATCGATGTGGCCTACCGGTTCTTCTCCACCGCGACCCGCAGCTACATCCTGGCCGACACCCCAGGGCACGAGCGGTACACCCGCAACATGTTCACCGGCGCCTCCAATGCGCACGTGGCCATCCTGCTGGTGGATGCCCGGGCCGGAGTGCTGCGCCAGACCCGGCGCCATGCCCGTATCGCAAAACTGTTGGGCATCAAGCACTTCGTCGCCACCGTGAACAAGATCGATCTGGTCGACTTCGACAAAGGCCGGTTCGCCGAGGTCGAGCGTGAGCTGCAACAGGTCGCCGACCGGCTCGGCGGGCTCGATCTCACCGTCATCCCGATCGCCGCCAAGCTCGGTGACAACGTGGTGCACCGCTCGCAGAACACCCCCTGGTACGACGGGCCCACCCTGCTCGAGTACCTCGAAGGAATCGAGCTGTCGGCGCCGCATGCCGATCCGGCGAACCTGAGGCTGGCCGTGCAGTGGGTGTCCCGGCCGACCGCGGAACAACGCCGCCGTTACACCGGCCGGCTGTCCGCGGGCACGCTCGCGGTCGGTGACCCCGTCGTGAGCCTGCCGGCCGGCACCCGCTCGATCGTGACGGCCGTGGACACCCTCGATGACGACCGGTCGGTAGGCGTTGCACCACTGTCGGTTTCGATCGAATTGGCCGACGACATCGACGTCGGGCGCGGTGACGTCTTCATCAGCGGCTCCGAGGACACGGTGCCGCCCGTGCTGGCCCGCGAGATCGACGCGACGGTGTGCTGGTTCTTCGACAACCCGCTGCGCGCGGGCGACCGGCTGGCCCTCAAACAGGGCACCCGTACGGTGCGGGCGACAGTGCAGGAGTTGCACACCAAGCTCGACCCCGAGACCCTCGACGAGGTCGAGTCCCCGGTTGAGCTGGCGCTCAACGACATCGGCTCGGTCACGTTGCGCACCAGCTCGGTGCTGGTGGCCGACAATTACGCCGACAACCGCGACAACGGTGCGTTCATCCTGATCGACGAGGTGTCCAACGACACAGTCGGCGCCGGAATCATCCTGCAGGCGCGTGAGCTCAAGCCCAGCGGGCACAACCGGTCCGACATCAAATGGCATCCGTCGTCGCTGGACCGCGACTACCGCTGGAACAGCACCGGACAGCGCGGCGCCACCATCTGGTTCACCGGCCTGCCCGCCTCGGGCAAGTCCACGCTGGCGGTGGCCGTCGAGCGGGCCCTGGTCGAATCGGGGCAGGTGGCCTACCTGCTCGACGGGGACAACCTGCGGCACGGACTGTCCGATGATCTCGGCTTCTCGGCCGGTGACCGCACCGAGAACATCCGCCGCGTCGGGCATTTGACCCGGCTGCTGGCCGATGCGGGTGTGGTGGCGCTGGCCTCGTTGGTATCGCCGCTGAAGTCCGACCGCGAGACCGCGCGGGCCCTCAACGACGCCGCCAAGCTGCCGTTCATCGAGGTGCACGTCGCTACGTCACTGGCCGAGTGCGAGCGCCGGGATCCCAAGGGGCTCTACGCGCGGGCCCGGTCCGGTGAGCTCAAGGGACTCACCGGCGTCGATGCCCCCTACGAGGCGCCCGAGAACCCCGATCTGGTGCTCGACACCACCGGTGCCGTCATCGACGACCTGGTCCAGCAGGTCATCGACTTGCTCAACACCCGCCGCTAA
- a CDS encoding alpha/beta fold hydrolase — MPTFTTADRTDIHYADAGSGPVLVFTHSWGLNSGQWDQVIEHLVHNGFRCVSYDRRGHGSSGAYAGEWTVDLLADDLAALFDHLELDGATLVGHSLGCGEIVRYLSRHGVRRVNRAVLVAPQLPMVVKTEDNPDGVDEAILEGMTAELERDVRQWCVDNAAPFFGDHAVSPEVVEWTVDQVADLPVATVVATQRMGAHTDYRAELARLDLPVLVIQGDADASTPIELTGRRTVALLPDAELIEIPGAAHGLYVTHADRVIKSLVSGGC, encoded by the coding sequence ATGCCGACATTCACGACCGCGGATCGCACCGACATCCACTACGCCGACGCCGGGTCCGGGCCGGTCCTGGTCTTCACCCATTCGTGGGGACTCAATTCGGGACAGTGGGACCAGGTCATCGAACACCTGGTGCACAACGGTTTTCGCTGTGTCAGTTACGACCGGCGCGGCCACGGAAGTTCCGGCGCCTACGCCGGCGAGTGGACGGTGGATCTGCTGGCCGACGACCTGGCCGCACTGTTCGATCACCTGGAGCTCGATGGCGCCACGTTGGTGGGGCACTCCCTGGGATGCGGCGAGATCGTGCGCTATCTCAGTCGACACGGGGTGCGCCGGGTGAATCGTGCGGTGCTCGTGGCGCCCCAGCTCCCGATGGTGGTCAAGACCGAAGACAACCCGGACGGCGTCGACGAGGCCATCCTCGAAGGGATGACCGCCGAGCTGGAACGCGATGTGCGGCAATGGTGTGTCGACAACGCGGCGCCCTTCTTCGGGGATCACGCGGTGTCGCCCGAGGTGGTCGAGTGGACCGTGGACCAGGTCGCCGATCTGCCCGTGGCGACTGTCGTCGCCACCCAGCGGATGGGCGCCCACACCGACTACCGCGCCGAGCTTGCCCGCCTCGACCTGCCCGTTCTGGTGATCCAGGGCGATGCCGATGCGTCGACGCCCATCGAGCTGACCGGGCGCCGGACGGTCGCGCTGTTGCCCGATGCGGAGCTCATCGAGATCCCTGGTGCTGCACACGGGCTGTACGTCACCCACGCCGACCGCGTCATCAAATCACTGGTTAGCGGCGGGTGTTGA
- a CDS encoding trans-aconitate 2-methyltransferase, which produces MWNPETYLTFADHRARPFYDLLTRVAANAPRRVVDLGCGPGNLTETLLLRWPGATLEAWDSSPEMVAAAQARGLEAHAGAIEDWKPQPDTDVVVSNAALQWVPSHRELVVRWAGQLPAGAWIAFQVPGNFDAPSHHAVRALARREPFIEPLRDMPWRDVGQVDTPAEYAGLLTDAGCVVDAWETTYVHQLAGETPVLDWITGTALTQVKGRLNEELWERYRQAIIPMLAEAYPKRDDGITFFPFRRVFVVAQVTR; this is translated from the coding sequence GTGTGGAATCCCGAGACCTATCTGACCTTCGCCGACCATCGGGCCCGGCCGTTCTACGACCTGCTCACGCGCGTTGCGGCAAACGCACCGCGACGGGTGGTCGACCTGGGGTGTGGACCGGGCAACCTGACCGAGACGCTGCTGCTGCGTTGGCCCGGCGCCACGCTGGAGGCCTGGGACAGCTCTCCGGAGATGGTGGCCGCCGCCCAGGCCCGCGGGCTCGAGGCACACGCCGGTGCGATCGAGGATTGGAAACCGCAGCCCGACACCGACGTGGTGGTCTCCAACGCGGCATTGCAGTGGGTGCCCTCGCATCGCGAACTCGTGGTGCGCTGGGCCGGGCAGCTGCCGGCCGGGGCCTGGATCGCCTTCCAGGTGCCGGGCAACTTCGATGCGCCCTCGCACCACGCGGTGCGTGCGCTGGCCCGGCGCGAGCCGTTCATCGAGCCGCTGCGTGATATGCCCTGGCGCGACGTGGGGCAGGTGGACACGCCCGCCGAATACGCCGGACTGCTGACCGATGCGGGCTGCGTGGTGGACGCCTGGGAGACCACCTATGTACACCAATTGGCCGGTGAGACACCGGTTCTGGACTGGATCACGGGGACGGCCCTGACCCAGGTGAAAGGCCGGCTGAACGAAGAGCTGTGGGAGCGATACCGCCAGGCGATCATCCCGATGCTGGCCGAGGCATACCCGAAGCGGGATGACGGCATCACGTTCTTCCCGTTCCGTCGCGTGTTCGTGGTCGCCCAAGTCACGCGGTAG
- a CDS encoding amidohydrolase family protein: MDESKKVRAIWTELGLPGIVDVHTHFMPKNVMDKVWQYFDSQGPLIGRAWPITYRADEAQRVATLREFGIRRFSSLIYPHKPDMAAWLNQWARGFAQDTPDCLATATFFPEEPAAGYVADAIAAGTQVFKAHIQVGNYEPNDPLLDQVWGQIEDAGVPVVIHCGSGPAPGDFTGPDPIVRLLSRYPRLALIIAHMGMPEYSAFLDLAERYDNVRLDTTMAFTPFVEEMMPFPADEVSRVKDLGEHILFGSDFPNIPYGYAEAVHHLIDLPGVDDTWRRNVLHDNAAKLFRLS, encoded by the coding sequence ATGGATGAATCGAAAAAGGTCCGCGCAATCTGGACTGAGCTGGGCCTGCCCGGCATCGTCGACGTGCACACCCACTTCATGCCCAAGAACGTCATGGACAAGGTGTGGCAGTACTTCGACAGCCAGGGTCCACTGATCGGCCGGGCATGGCCCATCACGTACCGCGCCGACGAGGCACAGCGGGTCGCCACGCTGCGGGAGTTCGGCATCAGACGATTTTCCTCGCTGATCTACCCGCACAAGCCCGACATGGCGGCCTGGCTGAACCAGTGGGCGCGAGGCTTCGCGCAGGACACCCCGGACTGCCTGGCCACCGCCACGTTCTTCCCCGAAGAGCCCGCCGCGGGGTACGTCGCCGACGCCATCGCCGCAGGTACCCAGGTGTTCAAGGCACACATCCAGGTGGGCAACTACGAACCCAACGATCCGCTGCTCGACCAGGTCTGGGGGCAGATCGAAGACGCCGGCGTCCCAGTGGTCATCCACTGCGGTTCCGGACCGGCGCCCGGAGACTTCACCGGCCCGGACCCGATCGTCCGACTGCTGAGCCGCTACCCGCGTCTGGCACTGATCATCGCGCACATGGGAATGCCCGAGTACTCCGCGTTCCTCGATCTCGCCGAGCGCTACGACAACGTGCGCCTGGACACCACGATGGCGTTCACCCCGTTCGTCGAGGAGATGATGCCGTTTCCCGCCGACGAAGTGAGCCGGGTGAAAGACCTGGGTGAACACATCCTGTTCGGCAGCGACTTCCCGAACATCCCGTACGGGTACGCCGAGGCCGTGCATCACCTGATCGACCTGCCGGGAGTGGACGACACCTGGCGGCGCAACGTTCTGCACGACAACGCGGCGAAGTTGTTCAGGCTGAGCTGA
- a CDS encoding alpha/beta hydrolase family protein, with amino-acid sequence MDPDPVEPPIPVPDVPGGDAGARGLPARGDLTLRQRAIVDASAIADIALRTGVASIVATSMVPTTLASMLHPSASRTEHDHMRFYAELATAQDPAVSFPAPTRPPRVSTRRASPVAEMIAHGRVENIRFDSSFTAVNPALRDLCSGFTLNNVVRAQHWRHSDGPHPTLCVIHGFMGSPYLANGLFLSLPWFYRSGYDVLLYTLPFHGRRAERFSPFSGYGFFSHGFAGFSEAMAQAVHDFRSLIDYLESTGVDRVALTGISLGGFTSALLAGVDDRIQAVVPNVPVVTPDRTVDEWFPANKLVALQRLVARTDRSLTEAAARFASPLNYRPLVPKERRLIITGLGDRLAPPQQAEMLWEHWDRCAFHWFPGNHLLHVSQPDYLRRMTRFLQDFMFD; translated from the coding sequence GTGGACCCGGACCCGGTCGAACCCCCGATCCCTGTTCCCGACGTCCCCGGCGGCGATGCCGGTGCGCGCGGTCTGCCTGCGCGTGGCGACCTGACCCTGCGGCAGCGCGCCATCGTCGACGCCTCCGCGATCGCCGACATCGCGTTACGGACCGGGGTCGCCTCGATCGTGGCCACCTCGATGGTGCCGACCACGCTGGCGTCGATGCTGCATCCGTCGGCGTCTCGGACCGAGCACGACCACATGCGGTTCTACGCCGAGCTGGCCACCGCGCAAGATCCCGCGGTGTCGTTCCCCGCGCCCACCCGGCCGCCGCGGGTGTCCACCCGCCGGGCCAGTCCGGTCGCCGAGATGATCGCACACGGCCGGGTCGAGAACATCCGGTTCGACAGCAGCTTCACCGCGGTCAACCCTGCCCTGCGCGACCTGTGCAGCGGGTTCACCCTCAACAACGTTGTGCGGGCCCAGCATTGGCGCCACAGTGACGGACCGCATCCCACGCTGTGTGTAATCCACGGGTTCATGGGGTCGCCGTATCTGGCGAACGGCCTGTTCCTGTCATTGCCGTGGTTCTACCGCTCGGGGTACGACGTGCTGTTGTACACCCTGCCGTTTCACGGTCGCCGCGCCGAACGGTTCTCACCGTTCAGCGGTTACGGATTCTTCTCCCACGGATTCGCCGGCTTCTCCGAGGCCATGGCCCAGGCTGTGCACGACTTCCGTTCGTTGATCGACTATCTGGAGTCCACCGGTGTCGATCGGGTTGCCCTGACCGGAATCTCCCTGGGTGGCTTCACCTCGGCACTGCTGGCCGGCGTGGACGACCGGATTCAGGCCGTGGTCCCCAATGTCCCCGTGGTGACACCGGATCGCACGGTCGACGAGTGGTTCCCGGCCAACAAGCTGGTGGCCCTGCAAAGGCTCGTGGCCAGAACCGACCGCTCACTGACGGAAGCGGCGGCACGGTTCGCCTCGCCGCTGAACTACCGCCCACTGGTGCCCAAGGAGCGACGGCTGATCATCACCGGCCTCGGTGACCGGCTGGCCCCGCCCCAGCAGGCCGAAATGCTGTGGGAACACTGGGATCGCTGCGCGTTCCACTGGTTCCCCGGCAACCACCTACTGCATGTGAGCCAGCCGGACTACCTACGCCGGATGACCCGCTTCCTGCAGGACTTCATGTTCGACTGA
- the eccE gene encoding type VII secretion protein EccE, whose translation MTARLALASLFIVAAVLARPWQTNTERWVLGVSVAATVLLLAWWGGLFLTTRIARYIAVLRRNLAKNGPAEKPDAETVVLRVDPADPAQLPVVVSYLDRYGIRCDKVRVTHRDADGVRRSWISLTVAAVDNIDALRARSSRIPLRDTTEIVGRRLADHLREQGWTVTLVDGVDAPLPDPGKETWRGVKDDSGFVAAYRVSVGDKLETVLAEIGAVPAQETWTALEFTGSPAQPQLTVGAAFRTGDRPSRKAPLAGLKPAGGRHRPALAALNPLSSNRLEGTPAALPQVLPQASVEHEVLQEAGHPA comes from the coding sequence ATGACCGCCCGACTCGCGTTGGCGTCCCTGTTCATCGTCGCGGCGGTCCTGGCCCGGCCGTGGCAGACCAACACCGAACGGTGGGTGCTCGGCGTCTCCGTCGCAGCGACGGTGCTGTTGCTGGCCTGGTGGGGCGGGTTGTTCCTGACCACTCGGATCGCCAGGTACATCGCGGTGTTGCGGCGCAACCTCGCCAAGAACGGGCCGGCCGAGAAGCCGGACGCCGAGACCGTCGTGCTGCGCGTGGATCCCGCGGACCCGGCGCAGCTTCCGGTCGTGGTCAGCTACCTGGACAGGTATGGCATCCGCTGCGACAAGGTCCGGGTGACCCACCGCGATGCCGATGGCGTGCGACGTAGCTGGATCAGCCTGACCGTTGCCGCCGTCGACAATATCGACGCGTTGCGCGCGCGGTCCTCGCGAATCCCGTTGCGGGACACCACCGAGATCGTCGGGCGTCGGCTCGCCGATCATCTGCGGGAGCAGGGCTGGACGGTCACGCTCGTCGACGGGGTGGATGCCCCGCTGCCCGACCCGGGCAAGGAAACCTGGCGCGGCGTCAAGGACGACTCCGGATTCGTGGCGGCCTACCGCGTCAGCGTCGGCGACAAGCTGGAAACTGTGCTGGCCGAGATCGGCGCGGTGCCGGCCCAGGAAACCTGGACCGCACTGGAGTTCACCGGATCTCCGGCACAGCCGCAGTTGACGGTGGGAGCGGCGTTCCGCACCGGGGACCGGCCGTCACGTAAGGCTCCGTTGGCCGGCCTGAAACCGGCCGGTGGCCGGCATCGCCCCGCGCTGGCAGCGCTCAACCCGTTGTCTTCGAACCGTCTGGAAGGCACCCCCGCCGCGCTGCCGCAGGTGCTGCCGCAGGCGTCAGTCGAACATGAAGTCCTGCAGGAAGCGGGTCATCCGGCGTAG
- the mycP gene encoding type VII secretion-associated serine protease mycosin, producing the protein MIHKSLGVLATAGLVLLVGSPSAGAISPPEVDPTVAPPAGSAGPVEAMAQRSACATTEVLPGTDPGSVNPNQLALNLSGAWKQSRGQGQTVAVIDTGVQPGPRLPHVEGGGDFIESTDGLTDCDGHGTSVAGLIAGQPGPDGFSGVAPEARLISIRQNSPRFAPRTPGADAVEARAAADVASLARAVVRAADMGARVINISVVTCVPADKHIDQTELGAALRYAAVEKDAVIVAAAGNTQGGVSTGSACGSNPLAGAPNDPRNWGGVSSVSIPSWWQPYVLSVGSLNATGQPSGFTMAGPWVGIAAPGENIASVSNAPGGGLSNAMPTNQDKLVPLNGTSYATAYVSGVAALVRSKFPDLNARQVVHRLTTTAQGAARSPSNVIGAGGVDPVAALTWDVAGMPLDGPAEPAGKPIAAPAEPAPRDNTGRIVAFAGTGALALAAIAVAFSAYRRKDHS; encoded by the coding sequence GTGATCCACAAGAGCCTGGGTGTCCTGGCCACGGCCGGTCTGGTGCTGTTGGTCGGCTCCCCGTCGGCGGGTGCAATCAGCCCGCCCGAGGTCGACCCAACGGTCGCCCCGCCGGCCGGCAGTGCCGGCCCGGTTGAAGCGATGGCGCAGCGTTCGGCGTGCGCCACCACCGAGGTGCTGCCGGGCACCGATCCGGGGTCCGTCAACCCGAATCAATTGGCGCTCAACCTGTCCGGTGCATGGAAGCAGAGCCGCGGACAAGGGCAGACCGTCGCAGTCATCGACACCGGGGTGCAGCCGGGACCCCGGCTGCCCCATGTCGAAGGTGGCGGTGACTTCATCGAATCCACCGACGGGCTGACCGACTGTGACGGCCATGGCACCTCGGTGGCAGGCCTCATCGCCGGGCAGCCGGGGCCCGACGGGTTCTCCGGTGTGGCGCCGGAAGCCCGGCTGATCTCGATTCGGCAGAACTCGCCGCGGTTCGCCCCGCGCACCCCCGGCGCCGACGCCGTCGAGGCGCGAGCGGCGGCCGACGTGGCCAGCCTGGCCCGGGCGGTGGTGCGCGCGGCCGACATGGGTGCGCGCGTCATCAACATCTCCGTGGTGACCTGCGTGCCCGCCGACAAACACATCGACCAGACCGAACTCGGTGCGGCGCTGCGTTACGCGGCGGTCGAGAAGGACGCGGTGATCGTCGCGGCCGCGGGCAACACCCAGGGCGGGGTCTCCACCGGATCGGCGTGCGGCTCCAATCCGCTTGCCGGGGCTCCGAACGATCCGCGCAACTGGGGCGGAGTCTCGTCGGTGTCCATTCCTTCGTGGTGGCAGCCCTACGTGCTGTCCGTCGGGTCGCTGAACGCGACCGGCCAGCCTTCCGGATTCACCATGGCCGGCCCGTGGGTCGGCATCGCCGCGCCGGGAGAGAACATCGCGTCGGTGAGCAACGCGCCCGGCGGTGGACTCTCCAATGCCATGCCCACCAATCAGGACAAGCTGGTCCCGCTGAACGGCACCAGCTACGCCACGGCGTACGTGTCCGGCGTTGCGGCCTTGGTGCGCAGCAAGTTTCCCGATCTGAACGCGCGTCAGGTGGTGCACCGACTGACCACGACGGCGCAGGGCGCGGCCCGTTCGCCGTCGAACGTGATCGGCGCCGGCGGTGTCGATCCGGTGGCCGCGCTCACCTGGGACGTCGCCGGCATGCCGTTGGACGGACCGGCGGAGCCTGCAGGCAAACCCATTGCCGCACCGGCAGAACCGGCCCCGCGTGACAACACCGGGCGAATCGTCGCATTCGCCGGCACCGGAGCACTTGCGCTGGCGGCAATTGCCGTTGCGTTCAGCGCATACCGACGGAAGGACCATTCATGA
- the eccD gene encoding type VII secretion integral membrane protein EccD — translation MSDNTVMPIVRVAVLAAGDDGGRLTEMALPSELPLREILPAVQRIVLPVGGDDGASAPDPVRLSLAPVGGAPYSLDATLDTVGVVDGDLLALQAVPAGPAAPRIVEDIADAAVIFSAARQRPWGAANIARYAALALIGLVLVGTGLAVAHRVVTGELLGLFVAGGIAIATVLAALSTRGRSPVLATALAVTALVPVAAVFGLGVPGEFGAPSVLLAAAGVAAWSLISMASSPDDRGIAVFTATTVAGVGVSLVAGAASLWEINSTVIGCALILIALVVTVQAAQLSAMWARFPLPVIPAPGDPSPSAHPLSVLADLPRRVRVSQSHQTGVIAAGVLLGVAGSLALVSSPTASPWAWYVVAAAALGAALRARVWDSASCKAWLLGHPYLVTVALLVAFAIDGRYQAAWWALAVLAALVVVWVVAALNPRAASPDTYSLPMRRLVGFLATGLDASLIPVMAFVIGLFSLVLDR, via the coding sequence ATGTCCGACAACACTGTGATGCCGATCGTTCGGGTGGCCGTGCTGGCCGCTGGAGACGACGGCGGCCGGCTGACCGAGATGGCCCTGCCGTCCGAGCTGCCGTTGCGCGAGATCCTGCCCGCGGTCCAGCGCATCGTGCTCCCCGTCGGGGGCGACGACGGCGCGAGCGCCCCGGACCCGGTCAGGCTCAGCCTGGCCCCGGTCGGGGGAGCGCCGTACAGCCTGGATGCCACGCTCGACACCGTCGGTGTGGTGGACGGGGATCTGCTTGCGCTGCAAGCCGTTCCCGCCGGGCCCGCTGCGCCGCGCATCGTCGAGGACATCGCCGACGCCGCCGTGATCTTCTCGGCTGCCCGCCAGCGTCCGTGGGGCGCCGCGAACATTGCGCGCTACGCAGCGCTGGCCCTGATCGGGCTGGTCCTGGTGGGTACCGGCCTGGCCGTCGCCCACCGTGTGGTGACCGGTGAACTGCTCGGACTGTTCGTCGCAGGCGGCATCGCCATCGCCACCGTGCTGGCCGCGCTGTCGACCAGAGGCCGGTCACCGGTCCTGGCCACGGCCCTGGCCGTCACCGCTCTGGTTCCTGTCGCGGCGGTGTTCGGCCTCGGTGTGCCAGGCGAGTTCGGTGCACCCAGCGTCCTGCTGGCCGCGGCCGGAGTGGCCGCTTGGTCCCTGATCAGCATGGCCAGCTCGCCCGATGACCGGGGCATTGCGGTGTTCACCGCGACCACCGTCGCCGGAGTCGGCGTGTCGCTGGTCGCGGGTGCGGCCTCGCTGTGGGAGATCAACTCGACGGTGATCGGGTGCGCGTTGATCCTCATCGCCCTCGTGGTGACCGTTCAGGCTGCCCAACTGTCCGCGATGTGGGCCCGATTCCCGCTGCCGGTCATCCCGGCTCCGGGCGATCCGTCCCCGTCGGCACATCCGCTTTCGGTGCTGGCCGACCTGCCGCGCCGGGTTCGGGTGAGTCAGTCGCATCAGACCGGCGTGATCGCCGCCGGCGTGCTGCTGGGCGTGGCCGGGTCGCTGGCCCTGGTCAGTTCGCCGACCGCGTCGCCGTGGGCCTGGTATGTCGTGGCGGCCGCTGCGCTCGGTGCCGCACTGCGGGCCCGTGTCTGGGACTCGGCCTCGTGCAAGGCATGGTTGCTGGGCCATCCCTACCTGGTGACCGTTGCCTTGTTGGTGGCCTTCGCAATCGATGGTCGCTACCAGGCCGCGTGGTGGGCGCTGGCCGTGCTGGCCGCCCTGGTCGTGGTGTGGGTGGTCGCCGCGCTGAATCCGCGGGCCGCGTCCCCGGACACGTACTCGCTGCCGATGCGGCGGCTGGTCGGCTTCCTGGCCACCGGTCTCGATGCCTCGCTGATCCCGGTGATGGCCTTCGTCATCGGGCTGTTCAGCCTCGTTCTCGACAGGTGA
- a CDS encoding ESX secretion-associated protein EspG — MSTGANAVELTTDQAWYLAEVLGAGAYPWVLAITPPYSEPAQRFGFAAEQTAELTRMGVLDASGGVNPQVAQWVRLACRAAQWLDLRFVSGPGDLLRGIVARSGGSSGRTVVVLRNAQLVTFTEMDIHHPHALVPVLTAGLSQRRPARFEEFALPAAAGARADEQIRNGTSLVEVLGFLGVPASARPIVESVFDGRRTYVEIVAGEHRDGHRVTTQVGVSIIDTPEGRILVSPSKAFDGEWISTFTAGTAEAIAMAIERLTASLPSGSWFPDQPLIRDFDSEAVNEDHALPHRDPRSTRRTQKA, encoded by the coding sequence TTGAGCACTGGAGCTAACGCGGTCGAGCTCACCACCGATCAGGCCTGGTACCTCGCCGAGGTACTCGGCGCCGGAGCCTACCCGTGGGTGCTGGCCATCACGCCGCCCTACAGCGAACCGGCGCAGCGGTTCGGCTTTGCCGCCGAGCAGACCGCTGAGCTGACCAGGATGGGCGTGCTCGACGCCAGTGGTGGGGTCAATCCGCAGGTGGCGCAATGGGTTCGGCTGGCTTGCCGGGCGGCCCAATGGCTTGACCTGCGGTTTGTCTCCGGCCCGGGGGATCTGCTGCGCGGGATCGTGGCGCGATCGGGTGGTTCGTCCGGCCGGACTGTCGTGGTGTTGCGCAACGCGCAACTGGTGACGTTCACCGAGATGGACATCCACCACCCCCACGCCCTGGTCCCGGTGCTCACCGCCGGTCTGTCGCAACGCAGGCCGGCGCGGTTCGAGGAGTTCGCGCTCCCGGCCGCGGCCGGTGCCCGCGCCGACGAGCAGATCCGCAACGGCACCTCGCTGGTCGAAGTGCTGGGATTCCTCGGTGTCCCGGCCTCGGCCCGGCCGATCGTGGAATCGGTGTTCGACGGACGGCGTACCTACGTCGAGATCGTCGCCGGAGAGCACCGCGACGGCCACCGGGTCACCACCCAAGTGGGGGTCAGCATCATCGACACCCCCGAGGGCCGGATTCTGGTCTCCCCGTCAAAAGCTTTTGACGGGGAATGGATTTCGACCTTCACGGCGGGCACTGCCGAAGCGATCGCGATGGCGATCGAACGGCTGACGGCCTCGCTGCCCAGCGGTTCCTGGTTCCCCGACCAGCCGCTCATCCGCGACTTCGACAGCGAAGCCGTCAACGAAGACCACGCTCTACCCCACCGAGATCCACGCTCCACGAGAAGAACCCAGAAAGCATAG
- a CDS encoding WXG100 family type VII secretion target, with protein sequence MSQIMYNYPAMLAHAGEMNTYSGALHAVGADIAAEQAALSSAWQGDTGMTYQAWQAQWNQAMEELTRAYRAMASTHEMNTMSMSARDAAEGAKWG encoded by the coding sequence ATGTCTCAGATCATGTACAACTACCCGGCCATGCTGGCTCACGCCGGGGAGATGAACACCTACTCGGGTGCTCTGCACGCCGTGGGCGCCGACATCGCCGCCGAGCAGGCCGCGCTGAGCAGCGCTTGGCAGGGTGACACGGGTATGACCTACCAGGCCTGGCAGGCACAGTGGAACCAGGCCATGGAAGAGCTCACCCGGGCCTACCGTGCGATGGCATCCACCCACGAGATGAACACCATGTCGATGAGCGCGCGTGACGCCGCCGAAGGGGCCAAGTGGGGCTAG